The following are encoded in a window of Chionomys nivalis chromosome X, mChiNiv1.1, whole genome shotgun sequence genomic DNA:
- the Tceal9 gene encoding transcription elongation factor A protein-like 9 has protein sequence MKPCQKMEGNPENGDVPKPDEEPKPEEKPEEKPEEGQGPGEEEKSEETFRERLIQSLQDFKEDIHNRHLSSEDMFREVDEIDEIRKVRNKLIVMRWKANRSHPYPYLM, from the coding sequence ATGAAACCCTgccaaaaaatggaaggaaaccCAGAAAATGGGGATGTGCCAAAGCCCGACGAAGAGCCAAAGCCTGAGGAAAAGCCCGAGGAAAAGCCGGAGGAGGGGCAAGGACCAGGAGAGGAGGAAAAATCTGAAGAAACTTTTAGGGAGAGGCTGATTCAGTCTCTTCAGGATTTTAAAGAGGATATACACAACAGGCATTTGAGCAGTGAAGATATGTTTAGAGAAGTGGATGAAATAGATGAGATAAGGAAAGTGAGAAACAAACTTATTGTGATGCGTTGGAAGGCTAATCGAAGCCATCCTTATCCCTATTTAATGTAG
- the Tceal7 gene encoding transcription elongation factor A protein-like 7, whose protein sequence is MQKSCIEKEGKAKCSEPKMEDEHPYGAFEGQRMEGNFRQRLLQSLEEFKEDIDYRHFKGEEMTGEEDEMERCLEEIRSLRKKFRALHSNHTQSRERPF, encoded by the coding sequence ATGCAAAAGTCCTGtattgaaaaagaaggaaaggccAAGTGCAGTGAGCCAAAGATGGAGGACGAACATCCCTATGGAGCATTTGAAGGCCAGCGAATGGAAGGGAATTTCAGACAGCGGCTGCTTCAGTCTCTTGAAGAATTTAAAGAAGATATAGACTATAGGCATTTTAAAGGCGAAGAAATGACAGGAGAGGAAGACGAGATGGAAAGATGTTTGGAAGAAATAAGAAGTCTGAGAAAAAAATTTAGGGCTCTGCATTCTAACCATACCCAATCTCGGGAACGCCCCTTTTAA